From Deinococcus ruber, the proteins below share one genomic window:
- a CDS encoding diguanylate cyclase translates to MIARHFNEMTASLQRTLTEQQTLQQTLESRVDALVQAGTTELFHLNHLGVFIQACERLSEAADVIPQVAPALFPFGGSVLLLTPSGNALEPFAHWGAAGTGSAWLPDECWASRLGTTHAAAPGLHLPRCTHDSTSQATLCLPLGAQSEMLGIVTLQFSDAPALQAAQELAQRFADRLSLSLANVRLQETLRQQSVRDPLTGLYNRRYFEEIGMQELLRARRHQQPLSVVMLDVDHFKLFNDQYGHGVGDLVLRRLAHHLGHLFQDEIVCRYGGEEFIILLPKCDAQAASERAENLRAAVQGMTILTPHSSRLSVTVSIGVTESQPHEMDLASVVRRADQALYRAKHLGRNQVVSSVTAAS, encoded by the coding sequence GTGATCGCCCGGCACTTCAACGAGATGACGGCGTCTCTACAGCGAACCCTGACGGAGCAGCAGACGTTGCAGCAGACGCTGGAATCACGGGTTGATGCGCTGGTGCAGGCTGGGACCACTGAGCTGTTTCATCTGAATCACCTCGGCGTGTTTATTCAGGCGTGTGAGCGACTGTCCGAAGCGGCGGACGTGATTCCTCAGGTGGCACCCGCGCTGTTTCCCTTTGGCGGCAGCGTGTTGCTCCTGACACCCTCCGGGAATGCGCTCGAGCCGTTCGCCCATTGGGGAGCGGCAGGGACAGGCAGTGCGTGGCTTCCGGACGAATGCTGGGCTTCCAGGCTCGGGACCACCCATGCAGCGGCCCCCGGTCTGCATCTGCCGCGCTGCACCCACGATTCGACCAGCCAGGCGACCCTGTGCCTTCCCCTGGGTGCCCAGAGCGAGATGCTGGGCATCGTCACGCTCCAGTTCAGTGACGCCCCAGCCTTGCAGGCGGCTCAGGAACTGGCGCAGCGCTTCGCTGATCGCCTCTCCCTCTCGCTTGCGAATGTGCGCCTGCAGGAAACGCTGCGGCAGCAGAGTGTCCGTGACCCACTGACAGGCCTGTACAACCGTCGGTACTTTGAGGAGATCGGGATGCAGGAACTGCTCCGGGCACGCCGCCACCAGCAGCCTCTCAGCGTCGTGATGCTCGACGTGGATCACTTCAAGCTGTTCAATGACCAGTACGGACATGGAGTTGGAGACCTGGTTCTGCGGCGACTTGCGCACCATCTCGGGCACTTGTTTCAGGACGAGATCGTGTGCCGGTACGGCGGTGAGGAATTCATCATTCTGCTGCCGAAGTGTGACGCGCAGGCCGCGTCTGAACGCGCTGAGAACCTGCGCGCTGCCGTGCAGGGCATGACCATCCTGACGCCTCACAGCAGCCGCCTGAGCGTGACCGTCTCCATCGGTGTCACCGAATCCCAGCCGCACGAGATGGACCTCGCCTCTGTGGTGAGACGGGCCGATCAGGCGCTGTACCGTGCCAAACACCTGGGACGGAATCAGGTGGTGTCGTCTGTCACAGCCGCTTCATGA
- a CDS encoding ABC transporter permease subunit, which yields MWPEVLRQTLRDGRRGWLWWAGSLLAYTVLVLAFYPTVKNDPAISDIMKRLPESVRALFGTDLSTPAGYIGGRLFSLMPLLLSVFAGLTGSALIAGEEARGHLEFPLTHPLSRAALLLGRLLALLVMLAGLGVVLFAGTWLLGQVFQAPLPVGRVLETAALHTGGAWVFGALAFSIGAATGRAGLASGLGVGLGVALVVVHLLSAQVAALRNLAWLNPWTYALGDAPLTQAVAVTPLIVCLLVGFGCLSVVTPLFGRRDIGR from the coding sequence ATGTGGCCTGAAGTCCTGCGTCAGACGCTGCGCGATGGGCGGCGCGGTTGGCTGTGGTGGGCAGGAAGCCTACTGGCCTACACCGTGCTGGTGCTCGCCTTCTACCCGACCGTCAAGAACGACCCTGCCATTTCGGACATCATGAAGCGGCTCCCCGAGTCGGTGCGTGCGCTGTTTGGCACCGACCTGTCCACGCCCGCCGGTTACATCGGCGGACGGCTGTTCAGCTTGATGCCGCTGCTGCTCAGCGTGTTCGCCGGACTGACCGGCTCGGCCTTGATCGCCGGCGAGGAAGCGCGGGGGCACCTGGAATTTCCGCTCACGCATCCGCTGTCACGCGCAGCCCTGCTGTTGGGACGGCTGCTGGCCCTGCTGGTCATGCTCGCCGGACTGGGCGTGGTGCTGTTCGCCGGAACCTGGCTGCTGGGACAGGTGTTCCAGGCACCTCTTCCAGTGGGTCGGGTCCTGGAGACTGCGGCACTGCACACGGGAGGGGCCTGGGTATTCGGTGCCCTGGCGTTCTCCATCGGCGCAGCGACGGGCCGAGCAGGATTGGCCTCGGGGCTCGGCGTGGGGCTGGGGGTGGCATTGGTGGTTGTGCATCTCCTGAGCGCACAGGTGGCAGCGTTGAGGAACCTGGCGTGGCTCAATCCGTGGACGTACGCCCTGGGCGACGCTCCCCTCACACAGGCTGTTGCAGTGACGCCGCTGATCGTCTGCCTGTTGGTGGGATTCGGTTGCCTGTCGGTGGTCACGCCGCTGTTCGGAAGGCGAGACATCGGACGATAA
- a CDS encoding GbsR/MarR family transcriptional regulator, which translates to MSEKLYTSDVDGHEQFVERAGVFLEMLGMPRVAGRTLGALLTAPADGMTAAELAATLHASRAGISTAVNHLTLMGLAERAPKRGERADRFRMRPNAWAVLTEQGNRKLETLHALALEGLNVLPEGADPGPLREMKGFYELWLRLFPGLLDEWHRLQAEEARQP; encoded by the coding sequence ATGTCTGAAAAGTTATACACTTCAGACGTGGACGGACACGAGCAGTTTGTGGAACGGGCCGGCGTATTTCTGGAAATGCTCGGCATGCCGAGAGTCGCCGGGCGAACACTGGGCGCATTGCTGACGGCCCCAGCTGACGGCATGACCGCGGCCGAACTGGCCGCCACGCTGCACGCCAGCCGAGCAGGCATCAGTACGGCCGTCAACCACCTGACCCTCATGGGCCTGGCCGAACGTGCCCCGAAACGCGGGGAGCGGGCAGACCGCTTCCGTATGCGCCCAAATGCCTGGGCCGTCCTGACCGAACAGGGCAACCGCAAACTGGAGACGCTTCACGCCCTCGCCCTGGAAGGATTGAACGTGCTGCCCGAGGGAGCCGATCCAGGGCCGCTCCGCGAGATGAAAGGGTTTTACGAACTGTGGCTGCGCCTGTTCCCAGGTCTGCTGGATGAATGGCACCGCCTGCAGGCCGAGGAGGCGAGACAACCATGA
- a CDS encoding ABC transporter ATP-binding protein, which produces MNAIETHALSKLYGTNLGLHPLDLTVRPGEIFGFLGPNGAGKTTTIRTLMGFLRPTSGTATLMGRDVWREREAVHARVGYLPGDVHLPRDLSARELLERSARLRGSRDVSYGLEVASRLELRLTPQLGTLSKGNRQKVGLVLALMHRPEVLLLDEPTDGLDPLAQETVLEVLRETSAQGRTVFLSSHVLREVERVADRVAILRQGRLVRVDALNVLKASLPQHLEIRFAAPPMVNLTTLPGMSKAHLAGLNFTGLWRGNPEALIRALAAESLIGFSLVPSSLEDAFLEEYRPTAQVPEPSHVA; this is translated from the coding sequence ATGAACGCCATCGAGACGCACGCCCTCAGTAAACTCTACGGCACAAACCTGGGGCTCCACCCGCTCGACCTGACCGTCCGGCCCGGCGAGATCTTCGGGTTCCTGGGCCCGAATGGCGCGGGCAAGACAACCACCATCCGTACCCTGATGGGGTTTCTGCGGCCCACCAGCGGGACGGCGACCCTGATGGGCCGCGACGTCTGGCGCGAGCGCGAGGCGGTTCACGCGCGAGTGGGCTACCTGCCGGGTGACGTGCACCTCCCGCGCGACCTCAGCGCCCGAGAATTGCTGGAGCGCTCCGCTCGCCTCCGTGGAAGCCGTGACGTGAGCTATGGCCTCGAGGTGGCCAGCCGCTTGGAACTGCGTCTCACACCCCAGCTGGGCACACTCAGTAAAGGCAACCGGCAGAAGGTGGGCCTGGTCCTGGCCTTGATGCATCGCCCCGAGGTGCTGCTGCTCGATGAACCGACAGACGGCCTCGACCCACTTGCACAGGAAACGGTCCTGGAGGTGCTGCGCGAAACGAGCGCGCAGGGCCGGACGGTGTTCCTTTCCAGCCACGTCCTGCGCGAGGTGGAACGCGTGGCCGACCGCGTGGCGATTCTCCGGCAAGGCCGACTGGTGCGGGTCGATGCCCTGAACGTGTTGAAAGCGAGTCTGCCGCAGCACCTTGAGATCCGCTTCGCTGCACCGCCGATGGTGAATCTCACCACGCTCCCCGGGATGAGCAAGGCGCACCTGGCTGGCCTCAACTTCACGGGCCTCTGGCGCGGCAATCCGGAGGCCCTCATTCGGGCACTGGCGGCCGAGTCGCTGATCGGGTTCAGCTTGGTGCCTTCGAGCCTGGAGGACGCTTTTCTGGAGGAATACCGTCCCACCGCGCAGGTACCGGAGCCGAGCCATGTGGCCTGA